DNA from Vitis vinifera cultivar Pinot Noir 40024 chromosome 19, ASM3070453v1:
gaaattaatttattttaatagattaaaatgtgcacaattgatttattactttgttaattatggatatattaaaattttcgataaaaaataaataaagaaaataaaataaaaaagagtaataaatatatataatttagttatttaattatttttcatgtaaaagatagtcccacaaaaaacacataattgatcaatttctttgtttaatcgtaaacatactatattttttttattattaaaataactaatgaaaaaaaataaaaatggataatcaatgaatgaaatttagttttttttattattttcatataaaaaatagtactaaacaagattttcaatttttactttttaaaatagttttcattttttaaataaatgttttttcaaaaagaaaatataaaaaatataaatcatattactattttttagaaagtattttttaaaatagctttcgaacataatttttctttatttataatttaaaatagaaaataatgttgatttcaattatttataaaaaaaaatttaaataatgaaaaatccaaattgttaaaatggaattattatggttgcatgaataatggtgcaataaaataaaaaaaaaaaaagtttatgtgaaaggtcattgggtattttagtccatcactattttatgtccttaaaaggtaatgtatagaaatttgaaggatatattggtcttttaacatctcatatccttttcatcaattatagaagttatatggaccaaatgttaatttttgggcccagctgggcccaaaacacaattctccccatgaaataatattgtataaaaataatcCGGAATCTTCACAACTTCTTGAAAAATCCCcgaatttaaaaaatgtttgataaaattgaaaaacaaagcattttattttcatttctagtTGTCCTATCAGTTAAGAGCTAATTTGTCTTTAGGATGTGTTCTTGTTGCAAAACCTGCTGGAAGGTTCACCCATGTTGGGTTAAAAGGCATAGACAACCCACTAACATTACATGTTAGAGTTTGTTGATTCGAATTATATTTGGTCTGATTCGAAAAGCTTGCGGTATGATATATatgatgaaattataattatgatatttttttgggGGGTGTGTGGTGGTAGGGGAGGAATTGAGCCTAGACCTGCATTATTAATTACtcttgtgtatatatatatacacaagtgtgtgtgatgatgatgatgcataGTTTTACGGTTATAATGTTGTAACTAGTTGcaacttttcttttatatcaatCTTTTGATATAGTGGATTTACTTCTTCTTTACCTCtagtttttcccttttttttttggtctattCTCGTTATTGTGTAACATTATATATAAGAGAATAATTTCATACAATCCCGACAAGTGCAAACTTACTTAACACTTAGAACCCAATACTTTTATCTATTTTCTAGACTACCAAACAACTCACAACATGAGGGGAAAATGGGATTCCATCCCTTCCTTTAACACTTAGAAACCAATACTTTCCTCTATTTTCTAGCCTACCAAACAACCCACAACTTGAGGGAAAATGGGATTCCGACCCTTTCATTATGGTTCCTTCATAGTGAAGGGTATACCTACAACTAAGCACATCTATTTGGATTTGAAACCAACTTTTTCTGTAAATTAACACTTTTCTTTGCTTTCTCGACAATCTAATAGTCCTAATTCTTGAAACGCAAAGAAAAATGGTTAACAATTACAAAGCTTCATCAAATTGAAGCCAACCGTTGGTATACTATATCAAATCCCTACcaaataaataacttttatgAAACCctcactaaataaaaaatttaaagccaAAATTGTCGATGAACAAAATAGTTAAGAGTGTTTGACAGTGATTGtgggaagtgtttttagtctttctaacacttgaaaaaatttatttttcaagtattaaaagtactagaaacacttttcaaaatcattatcaaatgcactcttaaGTTGttttaacaaaatgaaaataaaatggagTGAGGAGAATCCTTAAAAGCAGCctaaagaaaaaatcatttaaatgaaaggatgtataataattaaaagaatgtTGAAATTACTTTATGAAAACTGTTAGAATTTGGtgacttgaattttatttagtCCAATCCGAAAAGCTCGCAATACGACATGTGGTGAAActaaaattatgagattttttgaCGGGTCGATCTTCTTCTTCTCTACCCATGGTTTTTCCCGTTTAgggtttttcacataaatttgtgtgttgttattctatttttcttattgtCTACTCTCATTATTTCGTTacaaaaacaaacttttttgAATATCATCATAAATAGCCTAGACTATAGACAATTTAATTGCCAATGTATCCAGGCAAGAAATGTACAACAGAAAACAGATTGATTCCACCACCAGTCCATCATCACCACCTCACAGGCACGAAacatggagagagagagagcttagCACTGTTTTGATCCTCCCACTCGAGTCCATCCCACCATTCTTCTTCTCCCTtgattttcaatggattttTACTAGCCCAGGTATCAGAATCAAAAGGCAGCTTCCTAAGACTTGGACAGAATCTCACATTAAACTCCCTCAAGGAAGGAAATGGCAGGGGTCTTCCATATATACTCTTTAGCTTTGGTAGACTCCACAAATGGAGAGTTTTGAGTCCTGAGAATACGACCACCAAATCTTGTTCAATTTCTGCCACTCCACCACCTTCTCCTATCACTTCTTCCAGAGACTCACAGTTTCTAACAACCAGGGACAGAAGGTTTTGAGCGTGAGCAAGCCATGTCAAGTTCAACAATCTTGGACAAAAAACTATCTCTACTTCACGAAGCTTGCAGAAATATTGGTGGCTTGGGAAATTTGGATGGACCATATCAGATGGGCCTTCCTTTTCTGCAGAGATTTTCACAAACCTCAGTTCAGAACATGCATAGATTTCAAGCATCTGTAGATGAGGGGACAGTTGGACAAAGCTCATGCCGGCACAGTCTTGCAGGCTTAGCCGTCTTATGCTCCTTCTCAACTTGTGGGAATTGAATAATGTTTGGGTGGGGAGAGCACGTTTTAGACGGATGGAGATCTCATTCAAATGCTCCAAACACTCTAACTCCTTCAATAGGGCTTTACAATCTCCATGGGCAACCATGGAATTGAAAATACTAAACAGCTGCAACGATGAAAGCTTTGATATCAGTTGACGAGGAATTATTCGAAGCAGATGCATCTCATCCAATATCAAACACCTTAGTTTTGACAGTTTCTCGAGCTGGATTGGCAGCTTTACTATCTGTGTGTAGGACAAATTAAGATACTGCAAGCTTGCTAACCTATCAATCTCCACTGGTAACTCAATCAATCCAAAATTTTTGGACAAGTCCAAAACTCTTATGAGAGGCATATACCCAAAGAGTCCACTTGGGCATGATATGAACTTACACGATACCATCAATGTCTCAAGATTGAGGAAAGATGGTGACTCTTTCAGCTCTTCCACATTACAGTCCCACAATGATATCCTCTGTGCCTCCTTCCATGTTGCCACTTTGTCAGCTTCAATGGATTCAACCTCTTCTTGTACCACAAATTTCTTCTTCCTCCCGCTCTCACCAGCTATCCACAAGGAGAAATCACGAATTAGGTCGTGCATTGTCACATATTTCTCAGATATACCATTCTGCAATAGATTTGCATGCTGTAAATGCTCAATGATGATACCTCCTTGGTTTCTTGCTTCATGTATATGATCAAATTCATCCAAGAATCCCTCCCCAATCCAAAGTTCTATCAGCTGATCACAACAAATTTCATGATCCTCGGGGAATAAAGAGCAATAGATGAAACATGATTTGATGGTATCACTAGGCAACTTATCATAACTCCATTCTAAAACTGAGTATAGACGTTGAGACTCATATGACTGATTCTTGAACATTTGTGCTTTCATCTTCCATTCTTCTGGAGCTGTACTTCCGGCCAATGCTCGTCCTATGGTAACGAGGGCAAGAGGCAAACCGTGGCACTCTTGGGCAATAATTCTAGCAAGATTTGGTATCTGTGGATGGGAATTTAAAGTATCTTCTCCTACGTTGGCCTGAAACAGAGCAAAGGCTTCCTCCTCTCCCAAGCACTTTACTTCAACCATCTTCTGAACTTCCATTTGGTGGCAAACCTGTTGAGAGCGCGTCGTAAGTACTAGTTTGGacttattttgattatttagaGGAGGAATCCCCACTTCCATGAGGTCAAGCCGCTCccatatatcatttaaaaagagcagaaattttcttgttttcaaaacttgaaatatttccAAAGCCTTTTCATCCTGGCTCCTATCTTTCCATTTGTAATCAGGAACATCCAATCTATTCAGAATCTGTTCCTGAACCCTCTCGATCGTTTCTCCTTTGGACACAGTAATCCAAATTACTACATCAAATTCATTGTTCCTTTTCAAGACCCCGTTGTTGATTTTTGCCAAGAGAGTCGTTTTCCCCACACC
Protein-coding regions in this window:
- the LOC100242696 gene encoding disease resistance protein SUMM2, with product MDVAADCAAKGAAHSRDQLPQNLDSLANVMEELKHVYQDVKERVKREEQFQNKRTREVDAWLCSVENMEREVNELMVKSDIEIQKKCLGSCCLTNCRSSYKLGKMIREKVAAVAELQSRADNLDEVPVPFIRPAVNEMPMEKSVGLDLLFDRVWRWLEDEQVGTIGIYGVGGVGKTTLLAKINNGVLKRNNEFDVVIWITVSKGETIERVQEQILNRLDVPDYKWKDRSQDEKALEIFQVLKTRKFLLFLNDIWERLDLMEVGIPPLNNQNKSKLVLTTRSQQVCHQMEVQKMVEVKCLGEEEAFALFQANVGEDTLNSHPQIPNLARIIAQECHGLPLALVTIGRALAGSTAPEEWKMKAQMFKNQSYESQRLYSVLEWSYDKLPSDTIKSCFIYCSLFPEDHEICCDQLIELWIGEGFLDEFDHIHEARNQGGIIIEHLQHANLLQNGISEKYVTMHDLIRDFSLWIAGESGRKKKFVVQEEVESIEADKVATWKEAQRISLWDCNVEELKESPSFLNLETLMVSCKFISCPSGLFGYMPLIRVLDLSKNFGLIELPVEIDRLASLQYLNLSYTQIVKLPIQLEKLSKLRCLILDEMHLLRIIPRQLISKLSSLQLFSIFNSMVAHGDCKALLKELECLEHLNEISIRLKRALPTQTLFNSHKLRRSIRRLSLQDCAGMSFVQLSPHLQMLEIYACSELRFVKISAEKEGPSDMVHPNFPSHQYFCKLREVEIVFCPRLLNLTWLAHAQNLLSLVVRNCESLEEVIGEGGGVAEIEQDLVVVFSGLKTLHLWSLPKLKSIYGRPLPFPSLREFNVRFCPSLRKLPFDSDTWASKNPLKIKGEEEWWDGLEWEDQNSAKLSLSPCFVPVRW